Genomic segment of Notolabrus celidotus isolate fNotCel1 chromosome 1, fNotCel1.pri, whole genome shotgun sequence:
ACTCCGTTTTTATTGGCCAATTCTGCAATTCTGTCCATGATTCCTTGAATTCAACTTGAATCCATTGTccatggattcactgaatcaacacttggaaggagacgagTGCGAGAGGCAAAGCAGCTTCAAAACTCCTTAGATGCTGGACttgacagattttaaaagctaTATTATCTTTCAATACTACACCAATgagaacattttgacatttaataaaaactaaattaagGATGCATTCCAGAGGTCTCCCTCCATGTTTTAGCAGCTGCTGTAAACTTGACAGCCATGGACACAGTCAGTTGAAAGTGGAAAGCTAACATGGTGACTGTGTAAACTGTAACacagggagctgacagagatgcaTTGCTGCTATCGGTCTCAAAGAAGACTAATGTTAGTTATTatatcaagtgaatcacagctgatTGGGATTCGATTGTGGACTGTGGgtaaattaaaaacactgtgggTACCTAAcaatcagaaacgttcagcatTACAGGCCCTGGCCacaaaagttcctggacctttggaaaACCCTACCCCATGAGCAGGAGATCAATCACCCCAAACTAAATCCACACCCTGGTTTCTGAGGGTAGAGTTTCTCATAGGTCCCttgttcctgctgttgaaaagcacctttgtAAGACATGATAAATTCAGACCCAGCCCTGTCCCCCTATGAAGTCTTTACCTTGGTCTTCAGCAGCACTGCTGGACGCTTCATTCTCTTTGCTGTTCCTgaccttcttttcttcttctggatCTTCCTGGGTCATGGCTTCTGCCTCTTTTGTGTTAAAGTCAGCATGTAAAGGCCTCCGCGTGTCCACATCCTGCTCTAGctcttcctcctcgtcctcatcttcatcatcgcTGAATTTTAGTCTTTTAACCTCCTGCTGCTCGACCTCCATGTCACTCTCTGTGACTGGGTGTTTGTTCTTGAGTGAACTCCCTGGAGAACCTTCAGCTGCCATCGCCTCACTGAAaagcaaagaggaaaacatgacGCACACTTTAAAGAACAGGAGTTTAACATTGAGACTCATCTTCTCTGTGTGAACGCTTCTGACCTACCTCAAGTGCTTTTCATCTCCGTGCTCTGTGTTGAGGTCTTTCCTGTCTGTGCTGTCTGGCAGGCCGTTAGCTGCTATCGGGTTGGGAAGACACAGCTTTGGTCGATTCAGTGGCCGGGGAGTTCCAGGACCGTTCACTTTCCTgatagaaaagaaaacaacgTTTAAAAAGAGGCTTCTTATCTACATGAAGAGTAAAAGCTGTTTTCATTAACACAAGTATCACAGACTCAATCCGTCCACAACACAACCTCTCTGTGAACGCAGACGTGATCCCAGGAAGCATCACTCCATTCATTCGATTTAAAGCACTGCATCCGTTTTTCCTGAACAGACCACAAACAGAATCCTTAGTCCAGAGGAAAACAGAATGACTTCATATGATGCTTTGACTTAATGTACACGAGACACTTACTCTATGGTTGGGTGAACACAGCTTACTACCATTACATTCTAGAGGGAAGTGAGAATGGTCAAATAAGTGAAAGCAAAAGACGCTACAGGCTgttcaaaacagaaacagaaaggtgTCATGCTGCCCGGGACGTACCTTCTCCACCCCTCGGAGGAACTTCTCAGTTCCTGTGTAGTTCCTCTTGGGCTCTGTGAGCAGCTCACACAAGCGCTGGATTGTAAATGGAATTCTGAAAGTGGGGGAGAAAAAAACTTAAGTTAAAACTTTTGTTCTGTCGCTTTATAAACACTAGCAATCTGAGCCTGGAAACCAGCAGGCTGACCAGAGCATGGTCTCATAAACTTGAAGTATGTGCACCACAATAGTCATGTACAACCCCAAACAGTCCCCAAAGAGTTGGAATAGTTTGAAACATGAGAATAAAAAGAGGTCTTAACGCTGAGCAAATCATTTCAACCACATTTTCAATTGAACATGgagctgtgaatgttttttgtaaGACACATTTTATGGGAAACCCTTGTGTTTACTATCTTAGCAGTGCAccctgtgtttgaaacatgacaCTGAGGAAGACAGGGTCCACTGCTCTACTGACAAGCAGATACACTGCATATTACAAAACACTGGGACCTCATGGGGAAGCACATGTGCAGCCCTTTAGGTTCATACAGACGATATTTTCAGTGACATTGTGCCTACAAAACATGGTAATGTAAACTCATCTCTTTCTTAACTACTTCAAAAGTGCATACAATACTGGGTCTCATAATGAGCGTACATTTTTAAACCTCTGTTTAAGCAGTATTTCATCACTGCAGAATTTCTCTTGCTGTACACTGaatactagggatgtaacggtACGCCGTAAAGTATTGTCCCGTTCAGTCCGCACCCTTATGGACCGCGGGACTTCAGTATTGCAATTCATTTTGCTCCAATGCTCTACAGGccactgtatgtgtgtctgtatgtgtgttaatgtgtttgtgtgtgtgtgtgtgcctgtccaGGCAAGTGAAAAGCCCTCCCTGCGAGATAATGTCCAGTCACTGTTGTGCCTCCACCCACGCACCCCCTCTGACCTCTCACACTGTTGTAATTTGAGCTGGGTTCAGAGTGCAGGGATCACGTCACACACAGAAGCGGGGGAAACTAAGCATGTCCATCAGAGGAGATGAGggacaaccatagactgtaaaaaatatggacgtaggatccgtgacgtcacccatctgtttctgaagagctgttttgagaccaatcggctgcggcagccatactgtttctgtcgagccagtgtgacgtaaagaggcgggctttgagcctcctagccaacagctgcagtgttcccacaggcagctgtgcctctcattggaagactagtaatctcaatatcttctaaattaccgaattagaaaaaaattcacccccctcacagtgagaggacatcgagacatgagctattcagactacactcatcttttgtaccaggctgtaaacatgtttattaatgctgcaaagatcggctttttcccattcatgtgtatgtgacttccggtacttccggagccagcctcaagcggatcctcgatgaactgcagcttttaacacttccgcattggactcatatttttagaccggaggttgccgcttggggacAACAGATTGAAGAAGCACCGTCTTCATTCAAGTCTCCGGTGTGGATTAACTTCGGTCTCTCCGTTAAATATAACGAGGAGGGAGTGAAGACTGTTGACAGAAAGGTTACTGTCTGCAAACGCTGCTTGAATCTTGTCCCACACTTCAAAGGAAACACAAGCAATATGATCAAGCACCTCCAGTGTAAGCATCCTGACGTTACACTCCCTGAACACAGGACGGTCGAGTGACTTGAAAAGGTAACACCAGTGAAACAACAGCTGTCCATTCAGAGTGCTTTTGATCAGACCTACTGTGCCAAGTAGGGGTGCaatggatcaaaaaactcacggttcggatcgtatcacggatttgagtcacggatcggatcatttttcggatcaaaaaaaaaaaaaaaaaaaaaagaaagaagaccagacaaatataactttgtccctctattttattttgtattttgtgggcccagtcctgcctcattcactgcatttcatggcatggcaagtgaaggagcagaggaacttctaaagtttcactccattcttctttcatttgctgattttcaccgtccacttttctttgagcagcaaactgtgaacacactgtattattctagggtcctacagctggcaaagtgccaacatgcaaactgctccataaacgaaagtgaaagttaaaaattgcactggcagcagtggactctaagtgacccagtaacagcctgtctgcgtatctgacatggagaaaaaaatcccggtaaacacgcggtgacccgaccaaaacacagagtgaaggaataacagttcgggggccacaaatagacggccggatgcggcccgcgggccgtgtattgacggcctctggtctagtgggtgcgcgacaGAATTTCATAatgtggctcaagcacattcagcagtcactgtatttcacagggagaCCAACATGCTCCCacacatgtgacttacaagatgcaggagggttataatgttcctctgctccttcacttgccatgactaccattGCGCTTGACCAGTGAGTTGGCGCGCaacctttttttcatcaaccgatccgcagaccacgtccgtgccgaaccgtggagaggcatccgtacggatcacggatcaacgatgatccgttgcaccactagtgcCAAGATGTTGGATTTCTCCACTTGATGTAAACGCTTGATCCACGTTCTGTTGTGCCCCGCCATACACAGTACAGCAACGTTGTAATTCCCAACCTCTATGACTAAGCGCCAAACACTTTGAAAAGGATTTGGCTCAAACACAaactctaaaaataaataaataaataaataaataaataaaagttaaaaaaagttcTCTTCACGCACAAAACCCAAAAGGCCCAAATACTGAGGTACGGACCGCACCATGGGTTACTTGTaccgttgcacccctactgcATACAAATAGTCTGATATGTAGTTTAGTATAAAATAAATGGATTCAGTATTGATCCTGGAGAATCACATCCCTGATTACATCAACA
This window contains:
- the ppp4r2b gene encoding serine/threonine-protein phosphatase 4 regulatory subunit 2-B translates to MEIGSLQDALKDFDKKAKKEATPLLEQFLCHIAKTGETMVQWSQFQNYFLFKLEKVMDDFKASAPEQRGPANPNVESISFEDMRERILKIVKGYNGIPFTIQRLCELLTEPKRNYTGTEKFLRGVEKNVMVVSCVHPTIEKNGCSALNRMNGVMLPGITSAFTERKVNGPGTPRPLNRPKLCLPNPIAANGLPDSTDRKDLNTEHGDEKHLSEAMAAEGSPGSSLKNKHPVTESDMEVEQQEVKRLKFSDDEDEDEEEELEQDVDTRRPLHADFNTKEAEAMTQEDPEEEKKVRNSKENEASSSAAEDQEPSSSTPAEECAGSGQDAEQAEREVPSGSEEDGSDMDHSDQQAPAGVLLSPDTSRDSDNSSSDPVSSSSCSMEESAEEESREDDGHSPSSSTTEPPEGAMESPRLNSATSEEEPIEQD